In Thermothelomyces thermophilus ATCC 42464 chromosome 2, complete sequence, a single window of DNA contains:
- a CDS encoding uncharacterized protein (Contains conserved domain Smc[COG1196], Chromosome segregation ATPases), giving the protein MATPLTPTPSAALNSSTPAGAGAGHGTFDTARKPVDNAENRNSSDDGDSTPFLPHGRDSVTSPTQRGPSPPKPRPGSRILSGSELSPLKILQQHQQSQVQAQTQNQPSPQSAGEEAPSSAKSMPPPPLPQSPRKPAPIKRFPVRVSQASSTASESPRRSSEDRRSSGERQFTGERQASSLPEAVRENEGLKHVIDIFEDEVNAMNDEPDDIDHDGDHTMSMEHDAADGRSHAAEEEHSAADDTMMSTFSAFSTVPNLTMLGQMRSDSPTKLSTVGGSTPRVGGRPEGSIAARTPRSNGSYDAGNTTTNLMDFTEQMRYGAYGAQPTPSRRGGHLPARTPDDAATPQRNNLVNLLDFDIPPAPTPRSIPTITPRELESLKSGFLSEISSLKASLSGKEAEVLSLKTAVGDAEKRVGECMEQLREVQGMLEALQAEKDSWERRGREMEAVLRKVKEEIVVSQREREELEFKLDEAEKRREAAEMMAQDAESKMAGMRAGKLSAEAAAAAGENRPPVPSNKEVEIAVERVARELHALYKSKHETKVAALKKSYENRWEKQVRKLQAQVDQLTQENDELRHSNHSRSHGGIDPARLAEIEEERRADKARDAAQIKELEAEVEKLEAVLKTVQADNADLRVLLERERVEKGELVMLAEEMMNMQQSFIGNVPEEDEEQQQQQQQQQQPQPQQPTPAPAPVQSAKTPNRRQSSSLSSRTPGTTAGNGSSTNNFRMSVNGAPNGFRASGLRAPGASGFGKPSGIAGPESRIGRVAHHERTKSAAVMGVSGHHGSASGERTERDWLLVEPVDAFGGSKASHHVNTPSLLFGF; this is encoded by the exons ATGGCCACGCCTTTGACGCCGACGCCAAGCGCGGCGCTGAATTCCTCGACAccagcgggcgcgggcgcgggccaCGGAACCTTCGACACCGCCCGGAAACCCGTCGACAACGCCGAGAACCGCAACAGCAGTGATGACGGCGACAGCACCCCATTTCTCCCTCACGGTAGGGACAGCGTGACCTCTCCGACCCAGCGCGGGCCGTCACCGCCAAAGCCGCGTCCAGGATCCCGCATCTTGTCGGGGAGCGAGCTCTCACCGCTCAAGATCCTGCAACAGCACCAGCAGAGCCAGGTCCAGGCGCAGACCCAGAACCAGCCCTCACCACAATCCGCCGGCGAAGAAGCACCGTCGTCCGCCAAGAGCATGCCCCCACCGCCACTACCGCAGAGCCCCCGGAAGCCGGCGCCGATCAAGCGGTTTCCCGTCCGGGTGAGCCAGGCCAGCTCGACCGCAAGCGAGTCGCCGCGGCGGTCGTCGGAGGATCGCCGCTCTTCTGGCGAGCGCCAGTTCACAGGCGAGCGCCAGGCCAGCAGCCTCCCGGAGGCGGTGCGCGAGAACGAGGGACTGAAGCACGTCATCGACATCTTTGAGGATGAAGTTAACGCGATGAACGACGAGCCAGACGACATCGACCACGACGGCGATCATACCATGTCGATGGAGCACGATGCGGCGGACGGCCGGAGCCACGCTGCCGAGGAGGAACACTCTGCTGCGGACGATACCATGATGAGCACCTTCAGCGCCTTCTCGACCGTGCCGAACCTGACCATGCTGGGCCAGATGCGCAGCGACAGCCCGACTAAGCTCTCCACCGTGGGAGGGTCCACCCCACGTGTTGGCGGCCGGCCGGAGGGCTCGATAGCGGCGAGGACGCCGCGGTCGAACGGCTCGTACGACGCCGGCAACACAACGACCAACCTGATGGATTTCACCGAGCAGATGAGGTACGGCGCCTACGGCGCCCAGCCAACCCCGTCCAGGCGCGGCGGCCACCTGCCGGCAAGGACgcccgacgacgccgccacGCCTCAGCGTAACAATCTCGTCAACCTGCTCGACTTCGATATCCCCCCTGCTCCCACGCCCCGCAGCATCCCGACCATCACACCGCGCGAGCTCGAGTCGCTCAAGTCGGGGTTCCTGTCAGAAATCAGCAGCCTCAAGGCATCGCTCAGCGGCAAGGAGGCCGAGGTGCTCTCGCTCAAGACCGCTGTCGGCGACGCCGAAAAGCGGGTGGGCGAGTGCATGGAGCAGCTGCGGGAGGTGCAGGGGATGCTGGAGGCCCTCCAGGCGGAAAAAGACAGCTGGgagcggcgcgggcgcgagATGGAGGCGGTCTTACGGAAGGTCAAGGAGGAGATTGTCGTCAGCCAGCGCGAGCGCGAGGAGCTCGAGTTCAAgctcgacgaggccgagaagCGCCGGGAGGCGGCCGAGATGATGGCTCAGGATGCCGAGAGCAAGATGGCTGGCATGCGGGCCGGCAAGCTCAGCGCCgaagccgccgcggccgcgggcgAGAACAGGCCGCCAGTGCCGTCCAACAAGGAGGTCGAGATCGCTGTCGAGCGCGTCGCGCGCGAGCTGCACGCGCTCTACAAGAGCAAGCACGAGACGAAGGTGGCCGCTCTCAAGAAGAGCTACGAGAACCGGTGGGAGAAGCAGGTCCGCAAGCTGCAGGCGCAGGTGGACCAGCTCACCCAAGAAAACGACGAGCTCCGGCACAGCAACCACTCGCGCAGCCACGGCGGCATCGACCCGGCGCGGCTGGCCGAGATCGAAGAGGAGCGCCGCGCCGACAAGGCGCGGGACGCCGCTCAGATCaaggagctcgaggccgaggtcgAGAAGCTCGAGGCCGTGCTCAAGACGGTGCAGGCGGACAATGCCGACCTGCGGGTCCTCTTGGAGCGCGAGCGTGTCGAAAAGGGCGAGCTGGTCATGCTCGCCGAGGAGATGATGAACATGCAGCAGAGCTTTATTGGGAACGTAccagaggaggacgaggaacaacaacaacaacaacagcagcagcagcagccacaGCCGCAGCAACCCACCCCGGCCCCAGCCCCGGTTCAGAGCGCGAAGACGCCCAATAGGCGCCAGTCGTCTTCGCTCTCTTCCCGGACCCCTGGCACCACGGCGGGCAACGGCAGCAGCACCAACAACTTCCGCATGTCGGTCAATGGCGCGCCGAACGGCTTCCGGGCATCTGGCCTCCGGGCTCCCGGCGCCAGCGGGTTCGGGAAGCCTTCGGGCATCGCAGGGCCCGAGAGCCGGATCGGGCGCGTGGCGCATCACGAGCGGACCAAGAGCGCGGCCGTGATGGGGGTGAGCGGCCACCATGGGAGCGCGAGCGGG GAGAGAACCGAGAGGGACTGGCTGTTGGTTGAGCCAGTTGACGCTTTCGGCGGCAGCAAAGCAAGTCATCATGTTAATACCCCCTCTCTGTTGTTTGGCTTTTAA